In one window of Pseudodesulfovibrio sediminis DNA:
- a CDS encoding protein adenylyltransferase SelO, with protein MPFDNTYARLPHHFYQKIAPTPVAAPQLIRLNTPLAQTLELDLPETDQALAALFSGNTLLDGMEPLAQAYAGHQFGHFVPQLGDGRALLLGEAVTGEGHRFDIQLKGSGRTRFSRGGDGRSPLGPVIREYVVSEAMHALGIPTTRALAMVTTGETVHRETPLPGAVMTRVASSFLRVGTFEYFAARNNVDALRQLAEYAIQRHYPEAAEADNPYAAFFEAVCAAQAKLVAQWMCVGFIHGVMNTDNTTISGETIDFGPCAFMDSYNPAQVFSSIDQQGRYAFNQQPLVVQWNMGCLGGCLVPLLSQDETEANAIGEQILGTLTPRFAEQYRKGLCAKVGLHTATDSDFALTRELLSLMHQDHVDFTVAFRTLCDCEDRADSFTSLFDAREAIAAWVEEWRSRLKAQGNNKAERRHAMRAVNPAFIPRNHRIEEAIRAAEDTGDFALTHRLIEILSNPFADQPENSAYQEPPQPSQRVHQTFCGT; from the coding sequence ATGCCCTTTGACAACACCTATGCGCGGTTGCCGCATCATTTCTATCAGAAAATCGCGCCGACTCCCGTGGCCGCCCCCCAACTCATTCGACTGAACACCCCGCTCGCACAGACGCTTGAACTCGACCTGCCGGAAACCGATCAGGCCCTGGCCGCGCTTTTTTCCGGCAACACCCTGCTGGACGGCATGGAACCGCTTGCACAGGCCTACGCGGGCCATCAATTCGGCCACTTCGTCCCGCAACTCGGCGATGGCCGCGCCCTGCTCCTCGGTGAAGCGGTCACTGGAGAGGGACACCGTTTCGATATTCAGCTCAAAGGCTCGGGCCGCACCCGATTCTCGCGGGGCGGAGACGGACGCTCTCCCCTCGGCCCGGTCATCAGGGAATACGTGGTCTCCGAGGCCATGCACGCGCTGGGCATCCCCACAACCCGCGCCCTGGCCATGGTCACCACGGGCGAGACTGTTCATCGAGAGACACCGCTGCCCGGTGCGGTCATGACCCGGGTGGCGTCCAGCTTTCTTCGCGTGGGCACCTTTGAATATTTTGCGGCGCGGAATAATGTCGACGCCCTCAGACAACTGGCTGAGTACGCCATTCAACGGCATTACCCCGAGGCAGCAGAGGCTGACAATCCCTATGCCGCGTTCTTTGAGGCGGTCTGCGCAGCGCAGGCAAAGCTGGTGGCGCAATGGATGTGCGTGGGGTTTATCCACGGTGTCATGAACACGGACAACACCACCATTTCCGGCGAGACCATCGACTTCGGGCCGTGCGCATTCATGGACAGCTACAACCCGGCGCAGGTGTTCAGCTCAATCGACCAGCAGGGACGCTACGCATTCAATCAGCAACCGCTCGTTGTGCAATGGAACATGGGCTGTCTGGGCGGCTGCCTCGTGCCACTGCTCAGTCAGGACGAGACAGAGGCCAATGCCATTGGCGAACAGATTCTCGGCACCCTGACACCCCGCTTCGCCGAACAGTACCGGAAAGGACTCTGCGCCAAGGTCGGCCTACACACGGCGACAGACAGCGATTTCGCGTTGACCAGGGAGCTGCTCTCGCTCATGCATCAGGACCATGTCGACTTCACGGTTGCCTTCCGCACATTATGCGACTGCGAGGACAGGGCCGACAGCTTTACGTCGCTCTTCGACGCTCGCGAGGCGATCGCCGCCTGGGTCGAGGAATGGCGGTCACGCCTCAAGGCGCAGGGAAACAACAAGGCCGAGCGCAGACACGCCATGCGCGCCGTGAATCCGGCATTCATTCCGCGCAACCACCGTATCGAGGAAGCCATAAGGGCCGCAGAGGACACAGGCGATTTCGCACTCACCCACCGGCTCATCGAAATTCTGAGCAACCCGTTTGCCGATCAACCGGAAAACAGTGCGTACCAGGAACCGCCGCAACCATCACAACGAGTACATCAAACCTTTTGCGGGACCTGA